DNA sequence from the Lycium barbarum isolate Lr01 chromosome 5, ASM1917538v2, whole genome shotgun sequence genome:
ATTGGCCAGAATAATTTAAAGGTCACCTATCCTGTTCTGTATTCAATGTCTTCAAGGTAATGCTACGATTAATGAAATGTGGAACCAGCAAGGGTGGAATCTGAATTTTAGGAGAGCACTTACTGATTGGGAAATTGAGAGTGTTGCTACAATGATACAGCTGCTGGAGGTATAATTGAGAGATCAGACAGTCTTAGATGGAAATTGAATAGCAAGGGCCTCTTCTCAGTTAAATCTGTCTATTGGCATCTGAACCAAAGAAGTCAAATTAATGTGAACTGGCCATGGAAGGAGATTTGGAGAGTAAAAACTCCTATGGAGGTTTCTTGTTTTGTCTGGCTGGTGATTAGGAAAGCTTTTTTAACACATGAGAGGTTACAAAGAATAGGTTTTCAGATTTGTTCAAGGTGTCTATTATGTGGGCAGGAAGGTGAAAACAATGATCATCTTTTTTTGCATTGCAAGACAACTACAAATCTGTGGCACATGTTCTGTTGTATTTTGGGTGTTGAATGGGTAACGCCTGGTTCTACATTGGGACTTCTAAGCAGTTGGAAAAGTGTGGGGAAAAGAAATAGTGATGAAGATTGGTGGCAGGTCATCCCTGCTTGTATATGGTGGGTAGTCTGGAAAGAAAGGAATTCAAGACATTTTGAGGATACTAGCAGTTCCATTCAGAAATCAGGATGGATTGTCTTAGTTTGTtctttttttggtgtaaacagaatTTATGAGGGGATATAGGAGAATTGGTAGATTTAATTGGCAATGTATAAGTTTTAACTTTTGAATAGGGGCACTGACTTTTGCTGTAAGTATGATTCTGTAAAGTTCTTAACTTAACATTTTTTAGGTGTTAAGTTAATACAAATGGTTACCTTTGACTCAAAAAAAGAATGGCAGTGAAGCTACACCAAACCTGATATGTTCTCGTTTTGTAACAGTATTAGGATAGAGAGATGCTGCTACGATGAACTTTTTAGCATTAAAATACAGTGACTATGTTGTAGCTTCATCCTTGATTATGTACTCGAGATATCGCTTGTCTGGTTTTTGGCACTTGTACTCAACTTGGCCAAAGAGTAACTTGCTGCTTGTTTCCTTGCCTGATTGGCATGCCTCTTCCTGTGgggttcctttttcttttctccaaGATATTAGCGTTGGCCCAAGAATACCTGGTTGCTTGTTTCTTTTACCTGACTAGCACACCTCTGCATTTGTTTTGTTTTGAAACAATTATATTTTTTATTCTGACATTATAATCATATTTTTCTTGGTCTGACATGAGTATTATTCCATGCAGATCCTCACATTATTGCAGTTTGGAGGATACACTCTTGTTAGGAATTCAAAGGATTTGTTTCAGAGTTTTGGGTTTGATACCCAACCAGTTCTTATTGGACTCATCATATTTCAGGTAATACTGTGCTCTTGAAAAGTTATACTTAAAAATCTAGTTTCAAAAGAAAAAAGTTATAATTAAACATCTGTTAGGTCAGTGTGGCTACTGGGAAGGATGAGATGTGGTTATCCAACTTTCCAAATTCAGAAAACCTACTAGCCTATATGTTATCCAAATAAATGGCTGTTTCTTTTCTATAATTTAGGTTTGAAAACATTGACCGGTCCATAGTTTATTAATTCAAGGGTCTTCCTTTCTAGATTTTAGAATTACTCTTATCATAGTCTTACTAATGGTATTAAATGTTCCTTGATATGATTTCTTTTGATTAGTCTGCATGTTTCTGCTTTAATCTCAAAAGACGTGAAAGCCCGTGGATAAATGAAGTTAATGCAAAACATCCATATAGGTGGTACCAACCAAGTGAGAATTAGAAATCCTTAAATAAATGATTCATATAGTTGTGCAAATGATTGAGCTTTTGAGGCATAGTTGATAGATTGATTGGTAAATTCTTACTAGGATTGACGGCATTTCACAAATGAATCTGTAATTAGGCTTTTTTGGTTCATCTGTAGTTAATGTAATTGAGGTCTACATATATTGCACTAGTTTTTATCTCACATTTAGCCTGCATAAGGCAGGCCCAACTGATACCCCAAAAGAAGATGACTCGGCGAAGCTTAGCGAAAGAACTAATACAATAATAGTTAATGATCAATCTAGCTTTTGCTCTAAGCAGGATGTTTTTGAAACTAGCAAGATTGAACTGAAGGAAGAGACAAGTATGAGAAAGTTAAAGGAAAAGGTCTTTCTATGTGAGAGCAAATTCCATCTTTTGGACAACggcaataataataaaataacggtGATTGAAGAGCCATACCCTGTGAATAGTCAATCAAAGGTTATACGGGTGGTTATTCTATGTCAAAAAATCTTTGCATTTACAAAAAGTTTGGAGTTCAGCACTGTGTCTTTTGAAATGCGTTGAGAAATATAAGAAGCTGCTGTTTATTTATATTAATTTGTTCAATGTAACTTAATGTGGTTGCAGCACACTGTCATACCTGTACAGCACCTTGTGAGTTTTGGTCTTAATCTTGTAAGCCGTGCTTTTGAGTTCCAGGTAACGTCATGTTGTATGGATTTATCTTTAGATTTTGACTTATTGTATAATGTTTGATTGTGTTCACTTGAACTCCACTATTTTCATCCCCAGGCTGACACTTTTGCTAAGAAGCTTGGTTATGCTGCACCACTTCGAGCTGGTCTCGTGAAACTGCAGGTTGGTTTTCCTTCTATCCTAAATGCTTCTCCATTCTGGATATCCTATTTTGAAAACCCTGAACCAATTCTTCAAAACTCTAAGCCGTATAAGTAATTTCTATTTTTCAAATCATTGCATCTTGGACGATACTTCCAAATAACTAGATGTGTGATACCAATTTGTCCGCCATCTTGCAGGAAGAGAACTTGTCGGCTATGAACACAGATCCGTGGTATTCGGCTTATCATTATTCTCACCCTCCTTTAGTTGAAAGATTGACTGCAATTGATGAAGCTGATAAGAAGACAGATTGAAAAATACGTGGGCATTTCACTATTCAATATAGAGTTGGTTCTATACTGCACCGCCGAACTGCAAGCATACAAAACAATAGGTGTGATTTACTTCCCAATGCCATAATTTTGTTGATATACATCCACATTATAGTGTTGAGCTAGGAAGGTTACTGGAGCTGCGAGGAGGAATGACTTTATGTTTTGGTTGTATGATTTACAGAATTCGGGAGCTTCAATTTTGCTGCTAGAGTTGGTCGAACTTTAGGGTCTATATAATCAAATGATGGCGATTCGAGCCTTCGAGATGTAGAGCTTTCTAATTGTTTTGACTGCAGAACTGCTATACATATTAAGGAGCATCCTTTTACTTGAAAACAAACAATTGTAGGTGGTGAATAGTCCTTGCATTAAGGGGTATAGCTAGTGCTTCTCTTTTTAGTAAGTAATTAGCGATTGCTGTTTTCTTTAAAAGATTTTTCAGGAAGCATGTTATATTGATAAATAGGGCACTTTGATATTAAAGATAATTAGCATGTAAGTAGATGGAATTGTTGAGTGCCTATTTTTAATcaattcatctattttgctataTGTTCATGACGACAAATGTCCACCTCGAATCCGTTCTTTGTCGTGATTTACTAGTGGCATGTCAAAAAGAAGTCATCAAGATTTTATTAGTAAGACCAAAAGTATACTTAAACAAGGCAAGAGAGTACCATAGCATAGCCAATCATGTCAATATATCGGATTAAGTGATCAATCCATTCCTATTTTATAGATTGATCGTGCAAgtttatatcttttttttttctccctcaAGGCACAAAACCTCACCCCATTTTACTCAAATCCATGAATCTCCTCCGTAGGAGTGTTATGCAATGTGGGCCAAATTGTTCAGACTTCCAAAGCAATGCATTAACCATAACATTTGCTCAGATATGGCGCAATCCGAGCCTTTAAGCAATTCAATCATCTTCCCAGTTTATGTTTGAGACTTGCAGACCCCTTTACTAAATATTTGTACTTCAACTATCTTTATTGCCTAAGGTTCGAGCCCATCAGGATCACATGTGATTTGCTGTCTCATCTGTACCTCCTTCATTTAGTGTTAGAATTAATTTGTACACTAACAACCTTCCATATAACGAACTCTATACAATCTTGTGAGATTTCCATTACTATAAAGGGGTTTGAGTTTGAATAGAGTACGTAAGTAATTTCTGTATCTACATAGGTATTGCAATAAGTAGGGGTTCAAAGACGAGATATTGTGAGGTGTATGCTTAAGTGAGTGATCAGTGCTATAATAGATATTTAGAGTAATTTCCTCTTATAGTTAGCGGTTGTTTAGTTCACATACTAGTTATATGGGATTATAATGCAGAGTTATTTAGGAAGGAAATAATAATGAAGGGATGATTATGCAGTGATTGATAATGAGGAGATTGTTATACATTAAAAACTAACATTAAATACCTTAATAGTTCAATTCCGTATTGTTAATACACGTATCTTATTCCACATTTTATATCtaataaaataatacatacattCCTACATAACTTAATGCCTGTATTATTTTATACAACGTCAAAtgctatattgtgatgatttatGTAACCAACCAAACTATATTATCTTATGCACTGTGCTGGATTTTAGGCTGAGATTAATTATTCAAAACCATCAACCAGACAACCGCCAAGTGTACTTTTAGTTGAatggcaaaatgagaatttcctAACGTATACCGCAAACAAAATCGTTGCCACAAAAAATTCTATAGTATTACCTATGCATGTAAAATACAATAAATGGAAGCATGGTATGTAGTCAATGTTTACACACTTGTGTGGTGAAAATTTTAAAGAGGACTCTCCATTACAataaagagaaaggaaaaaagcAAAACTCAAAGAAAAGTCAATTTCCTTCACGGGCAACAACAATGGCACCCTTCCAGTTCAAAAGTTCCCACATGATCACGTATGTACTCTCTAGaaaattgaaagaaagaaagaaaagagaatcaCCACAACTCTTTACAATTTAGTTGTATTATTCACCacccaaaaaggaaaagaaaggaaatgcaaaggatctttttcttcttcttcaacttggaAAAAAACACTTCCCTTTCATTTTAGTGTTGTAGTACAAGATTCTTTAAACCCTTTTTTGGTCTGAATTTTGGGTGATTTTCTCGAGCTATGTCTATCGATTCGAGTTCAGCTGATCATGGTAACATAAGAGGAGTTCCAACTCATGGTGGTCGATATGTGCAGTATAATGTGCATGGTTCTCTCTttgaagtttcaagaaaatatgTTCCTCCTATTAGACCTATTGGTCGTGGAGCTAATGGAATGGTTTGGTAAGAAAAGAAATACTTACTATCTTTTTATATGCGTAGGTTTTAAGTTTTGCGTGTCTTCTTTTGCCCCCCTACTAATAGTTACAGGTATGTGAATGTTTATGTTATTACCATCTGATTTACATAGTGATAGTGCTCTCTGAAGAGGAGCAAAGCTTGCCCCTGCATGGAGATTGAGTTGTTTACCTTGAGGTTATAGCTTCATCGTTTCACCTATATATGTTTATTTTCTTTGTCTATATAGTGTCAAAAAATGTAATTACTCACTTTTTTCCACTTTATATTTCACTCTTTTTGTTTTTAagtctttaaaaataaaataaaatatctttctatatttggaaactcTTGaattttaaacttctcatttttacACTCAATGAAATGTTTTTCTAGTCATAGAAATGTCATATTCTAAGAATTCTTTTGGTATCTGCCAAAATCTTTCTTTCTATCTCAAATTTGAAGGCTTTAACCATTCAATATTCGAAGTTGGATCCAGTGAGTCAGATTGTGTGATTGCTATGTGAAAAAATCTGAATCAGATCATACTCAACCATATCGCTTATCTTATGAGAGAGAGTGAGAGATGCTTAGCAGTGTCGGGATcaaaattttcactaaggggatTCAAAACATAAAGAAGTAAACATATGAAGAAATGAAGCGGATTCAACACctactatatatatgtaaaagttaattttaaccttgtatatacagtAGTATAGTTTTTCGTCGAAGGGAGTTCGGATGAGCCCCTTCTGATACCCTAGTTCCGCACATGATGCTTAATGATGTTCACTTCTTCAATTGGTCATTTTCTAATATTACATGTCTCTAAGGTTTTATTATGATGAGTTTCCATTATATTTTGAGCTTTTTGATATGGTTGCTTCTACGTTTCCGTTCACATGACTATTATCTGCTCAAACTTACTTTTTCTTGTATATATGTGTGCTCTCATCAATCTAATGTAAACTTTTGGAAGTTGTTCAGTATGATCACTTTACATGTGATATATCCTGTGACTTTGTTGAAGCCTTTATTAATTATTAGGGGTACTAAAGTTTTAGACTATATTTAACTTTTTTCTCCTGTTGCAATTAGGATCTTTTATGTTGCACTTGTCCTCTATTTTATTACTATGTGAAGCAGAAATgcatgttaatttttttttttttacaaaattttgTTGCAGTGCTGCTATGAACTCGGAGACACGTGAGGAAGTAGCTATTAAGAAGATTGGGAATGCATTTGATAATGTTATAGATGCCAAAAGGACATTAAGAGAGATAAAGCTTCTCAGTCACATGGATCATGAGAATGTGAGTATTATTGCACCTCTCCACAAATCTTAATATTTCCCCTTTGACCAATCCATCTTAATTTGTCTTTACCATGTATATTCACTAGAAAGTTGACATCTACTACTAGCTAGTTTACTACTTCCCTCTGGTCCTTTTGCATGTGGGTTTTTGCTGATATACTCCCTCCGGCTCCGTCCGTTTGACTAGATACGGATTTTAAAAGATAAagggagacttttgaatcttgtgatcttaaattaaagatgtgtgtttaaatcttgtggtcttaaacttgcCTTGTAGAATATtaaaattgtcaacttactaaatatagaaagagacactttTTTTTTGTgacagaccaaaaaggaaagtaagacacttaaattgggatgaAGAGAGTATATGAAATTTGGTTTTCTTTTTCTCTGGAGTGGGGTTTGAGTTGTATACTGTATCACTAAAAGGTTGCAGGCTGAGAAGGGTAATGTGAAAAAGAATAAACTTGAGGACTCTAAAGATACTTactgatatacaaaacatatccaacaattgtgtatattatatggatatttatacatattatatgtatattttgtgtTCACAATATGTATGTATACTATATGTGTatgtatacttaatatacaaatcCTAAACATTTGCTGGCCATTATTCTTTTGAGCGGTCCCAAAATTATAATATTCCATACTATTATGCACACTTGTTTTCAAAAGTTCTGTCACCAGTAAGAATTGGTATCACCAGTTGTATTCATACCTTCCATGCAtgatattggaaaaaaaaaaaaaaaaaagagagaaaaaaacatAATGAATATCACTCTGAAATTGTAGCCCTTTTTATTTGTAATAGGAGTTGGTTAATTAAAGGTATACTTCTAATAAATAGTTAGGAGAGAATAGAGATGCCTAAGATTACAAGTTTGAAGTGAACACTTCTTCCAAAATGTACTGTTTCTTTGTCAAGTTCAACCCATTTTCTAAGATTAAGATGATATGTCGAGTTTAATAGTAAGATTTTCCACTTGAAATATGGGAagtatgtgttttttttttttttaatctctgaGTACTAATTTGTATTAAGCTCTTGTGACTAATGATTCTGTATCCCAGTTACATTCAACTTTTTTTCCAATATGCAGGTAATTGCAATTAAAGATGTTATAAGGCCTCCTCAAAAGAAGAATTTCAATGATGTGTACATTGTTTATGAACTGATGGACACTGATCTTCATCAGATTATTCATTCCAACCAACAGCTCACTGATGAACACTGTCGAGTAAGCTACACTTCATGTCGCGTACCAAATATTCCATAATTGTTGTTTTTCTTATCTAACCGGCTAGCTGGATTTAGTATTTGGATATGTCGTTCtagttgagaatataattaagtaaataaaagtgtgctctctctaacaacttaagcttttagatgagataaTCTTGTTCTAAATTGTAATCAAATTCATAGCGATGGACCTAGGAATTGTTGGTTTGAGACATCCTTTGGGGAATTTatttgggaaaagggtcaaatttgcccCTTCACTATGTGAAAAGGATCATTACCCTCCGTTATACTATCGGTTAAAAAATACCCCGCTGTTGTCTATATGGTTTAGATATACCCCTCCTGCGTTAAGACTGTCCATGGTGGACACCCAATCCCACATGACACTAACATTTTGATGAGGCGGACGCCATGTGGCATTGGCATGCCACCTCAGCGCCCCACCCATTTTACGCCTACCCTCAACAAGAATAACCTAGGTTTTCTGATGCTGTTGTTTCATATTTTGAAATATACTCATTTGGGATTTATCAGCATTTTTTTATACATCATAACATGATTGGTCACCTTTTTTGATTTTGTAGCATTTTCTGTACCAAGTATTGCGAGGACTTAAGTACATTCACTCTGCCAATATCTTGCATCGCGATTTAAAGCCGAGCAATTTGCTTGTGAATGCAAAATGTGACCTAAAGATTGGAGATTTTGGGCTAGCAAGGACGACAACTGAGACAGATTTCATGATGGAGTATTGTGTAACACGCTGGTATCGTGCTCCAGAGTTGCTACTAAATTGTTCAGAATATACATCGGCCATTGATATTTGGTCAGTAGGCTGCATACTTGGTGAAATATTGACAAGACAACCCCTTTTTCCAGGCAGAGATTATGTACACCAGTTGAGACTTATCACTGAGGTATACTTGTACATAGCATCTGTATTTTCTGCATTATGCAACATTCTGACAGATACcgtaggggtcgtttggttgctggttagagaGGAGTTATTCACGTGTTAAAATTTGCATAACTTTATACATTGTTTGGTTATaacaaaaagagaaaataatCTTCACATAGAATCTAGCATAAgttataccatgtttggttgGTCTTTTTTCCCACATAAAACATAACATTGCTAATACAACATTTGGTCCATGTTTTTCTTTTATGCATAACCAATATATGTATAAAGCTATGAGAGAatctatttattattttatgcaaGGTAGAAGATTGAataactaatccctgcattactgATACCTACACAACTAATTCCTAAAGCTACCTGCATAACTAATACTTGCATAACTCTGACCGACGACCAAATGACCCCTTAGCTTTAGCAGGAATATGCTGAATAGTGATGGAAACTCTGAACAAGAAGAGCTCCATGTGTGATATCTCCTTCTGATATTTGTTTATTGTTTGAACTTTTGCACCTTTGTACCCACTTATTTAGGATTTCTGTTAATTTGTGATGGAAACTCTGAACAAGAAGAGCTCCATGTGTGATATCTCCTTCTGATATTTGTTTGTTGTTTGAACTTTTGCACCTTTGTAGCCACTTATTTACGATTTCTGTTAATTTGCATGCAGTTAGAAGTTCCTTTTGGCTTCAAGTTGAGCCACTCTAATCTGACATGCTTTATTTTGTTTTGTCAATAGCTTATAGGCTCACCTGATGATGCCAGTCTTGGGTTTCTCCGGAGTAATAATGCCCGGAGATACGTTAGACAGCTTCCAAGGTACCCAAAGCAACAAATTTCTGCCAAATTCCCGAATTCATCTCCTCGAGCTGTAGATTTGCTTGAAAAGATGCTCATCTTTGATCCAAGCAGGCGTATTACTGGTAACAATTTAGatcctttttcatttttggcccgtcGGCTGACGGGCgctacccaaaatatacaaaacctatacactgattatgtagttttttttatgtatatacatctatattatctgtatacatatatgtatattatcggtatACGATATGTATATTGTCAgtatacaatatgtatattatatgtatatttatacttagtacacaaaacctatacattttctgggatttttgagTATTAAGGCTCATTTTCACAAAAATCTGTCTAAATTTACTAAAATGCTACAGAAAGTTGAAAGAGGACTACTAAATATATTCTGTTCGATCGTTAAGATTTGCTGGTTAATGACCTTTTTCTGGATTATTGCAGTTGATGAAGCTCTGAGTCATCCGTACTTGGCACCTCTTCATGATATCAATGAGGAGCCTGTTTGTCCAAGGCCTTTCAGTTTGGATTTTGAGCAGCCATCTCTGACTGAAGATAATATCAAGGAGCTCATCTGGAGGGAAGCTGCAAAATTTAATCCTGATCCAACTCATTGAAAGAAATGTGGTTATATGATGTAAAACAATAAGCGTTTGGTTTGGTTAGCTTTCTCTAATATAGTGTATTAGACTAGTAATGTTCCCCCCTGAAGATGACTGAATAAATATGGTGGAGCTCTTGAGTTCAAGAAATTGTTAGTGGCTTAAAGTCAGATACTTATTCCCTTGTTATGTTTGGTTTATTGGTATTGTATAAAGAAGCCAAAGAGTAGCCTGCGATCAGATGGTTCTATATACCGACTCCTCCTTTGATGCCTGAACATTTCACCTGTTCAAGTGGTTTGACATAACATGGAAATTGTTCATGTGAGAATGGACAGTGAGCGGATGAGTTTTGAAGTTGTATGCCTATTTATAAAAGGTGCCAGGATTATGGAATGGCTCATTGTTCTTGAAGTGTTCTGCATGTTGATAAGAATCTCTGCTTGGTCCCTTATGAATGTGCTTTCTGAATAAGTTTCCTTTTGTTAGGTATATTAATTTGGCTTCTTATTAATGAATTTGCTCTAGCACCACATgaaaaccttggaattttttgtAAGATATGCACATTTTTCTGGATAGAAGTCTTTTAGTCATGTTAGAGATTTATATGCTAGTAGAAAATATAGCGGACTTTTAGTACCTGCGGTGAGCTTAAATAGAGTGACATCGTCGGTTCCTTATTATCACTCGTGGGGTGGTAGTTCCGTAACACCACTTAGTTGTTATGGCACCAGTAATTCTTGTTCGGCGTTAGGGGGCCCCACAAGTCATCGGTGTTGTTTTGAACACAGATCGGTCACACTATTGGTTTCTTTGGATTGATAAGGCCGAAAGGCAGGTGGTCGGGAACACTAAAGGCCCTTGCTCTGGGCGCTAGAGGCCGTTGCTCACGCATGCGAAAGGGTGTTTTGGGAGCACTAAGGGCGATTTGCACCACCAGAGTCGATTCATATAACCGACCCTAACTTGTTTGAAGTTGAGGCATAGTAGTAGTTCTTGTTGTATGCACATTTTGCTGGATGTTCCAGGGTTAACATTGAAGATGAAAACACTAAAACTTCAGATGTTCATTACACTTATATTGCTGATACATTTAGGAGAGCTTATCAGTAATTCAATCTATAGGAACATCTTTGCATCTCTATGTTATCAATGGCCAAACTGTCTGTAGGAAAAGTACACATTTCAGTCTTCTCTGGGCCCTGATCAGGCAGCAACTGGCAAGGTGGAGGCTGCACACCACTTGTAATTCCATATACATCAGTGCAAGTCCATGGATACTTCTTGGCCTTCTTTGCCATACTTATTGTCAGGTTCGACATGCAGATTCCGGTGAATGGATCCCCAGAAATACCCTCAAGCCGAGCAGCCATCGACACGTTCTCAGCCACCACATCCCGGTAATTGATCCCTTTGATCTCTGGTAATGCATTCGGATCCCAGTGAGTGTCAGCATGTGATCCATAGTTGCCTGTCATTAGGGGTGACAAAATTAGCGCATGCAAACATAACCCGTCCAAGTTTCGACTGGTCATTGACCCGCCTATTTATTAGCTCAGCCCATCAAAAATtggtgatacatgagaaaacttGTCAAATTATTTTCAAAAAGGCATTTgccataatataaaaaataatgataattGCATTAGGTACTAAAAAATtataacaaaacaaacaaagaaattaaaacttagtaaaaATTGGGCGGGTTGAGTTAAGACCCGCTTTTTAGCCCATTTCAACCCAACCCATTttagcccaagtaacttttgacCCGCCCATTTGACATCCCTACCTGTCATCCAAAATACCCATTTCATGGTGTGAAGTGTCATCCCTTTGACATATACATCTTTGACAAAGCCGCCTCGCCCGACACCTGTCTTGAT
Encoded proteins:
- the LOC132640645 gene encoding mitogen-activated protein kinase homolog MMK2-like isoform X3, whose translation is MNSETREEVAIKKIGNAFDNVIDAKRTLREIKLLSHMDHENVIAIKDVIRPPQKKNFNDVYIVYELMDTDLHQIIHSNQQLTDEHCRHFLYQVLRGLKYIHSANILHRDLKPSNLLVNAKCDLKIGDFGLARTTTETDFMMEYCVTRWYRAPELLLNCSEYTSAIDIWSVGCILGEILTRQPLFPGRDYVHQLRLITELIGSPDDASLGFLRSNNARRYVRQLPRYPKQQISAKFPNSSPRAVDLLEKMLIFDPSRRITVDEALSHPYLAPLHDINEEPVCPRPFSLDFEQPSLTEDNIKELIWREAAKFNPDPTH
- the LOC132640645 gene encoding mitogen-activated protein kinase homolog MMK2-like isoform X1, with product MSIDSSSADHGNIRGVPTHGGRYVQYNVHGSLFEVSRKYVPPIRPIGRGANGMVCAAMNSETREEVAIKKIGNAFDNVIDAKRTLREIKLLSHMDHENVIAIKDVIRPPQKKNFNDVYIVYELMDTDLHQIIHSNQQLTDEHCRHFLYQVLRGLKYIHSANILHRDLKPSNLLVNAKCDLKIGDFGLARTTTETDFMMEYCVTRWYRAPELLLNCSEYTSAIDIWSVGCILGEILTRQPLFPGRDYVHQLRLITELIGSPDDASLGFLRSNNARRYVRQLPRYPKQQISAKFPNSSPRAVDLLEKMLIFDPSRRITVDEALSHPYLAPLHDINEEPVCPRPFSLDFEQPSLTEDNIKELIWREAAKFNPDPTH
- the LOC132640645 gene encoding mitogen-activated protein kinase homolog MMK2-like isoform X2, with product MEIELFTLSAAMNSETREEVAIKKIGNAFDNVIDAKRTLREIKLLSHMDHENVIAIKDVIRPPQKKNFNDVYIVYELMDTDLHQIIHSNQQLTDEHCRHFLYQVLRGLKYIHSANILHRDLKPSNLLVNAKCDLKIGDFGLARTTTETDFMMEYCVTRWYRAPELLLNCSEYTSAIDIWSVGCILGEILTRQPLFPGRDYVHQLRLITELIGSPDDASLGFLRSNNARRYVRQLPRYPKQQISAKFPNSSPRAVDLLEKMLIFDPSRRITVDEALSHPYLAPLHDINEEPVCPRPFSLDFEQPSLTEDNIKELIWREAAKFNPDPTH
- the LOC132640646 gene encoding probable polygalacturonase codes for the protein MHSDKIQISNLTLVNSPSWNIHPVYSSNIIVQGITILAPVKSPNTDGINPDSCTNMRIEDNYIVSGDDCVAVKSGWDEYGIKYGMPTSHLIIRRLTCISPYSAAIALGSEMSGGIQDVRAEDITAINTESGVRIKTGVGRGGFVKDVYVKGMTLHTMKWVFWMTGNYGSHADTHWDPNALPEIKGINYRDVVAENVSMAARLEGISGDPFTGICMSNLTISMAKKAKKYPWTCTDVYGITSGVQPPPCQLLPDQGPEKTEMCTFPTDSLAIDNIEMQRCSYRLNY